Proteins encoded within one genomic window of Brassica rapa cultivar Chiifu-401-42 chromosome A09, CAAS_Brap_v3.01, whole genome shotgun sequence:
- the LOC103842790 gene encoding disease resistance protein CHS1-like, producing the protein MLTSFIHIFFLENIEVEEDLTSSDHERNEITEARNKHRKVLHVADGVKDGEEGQWIKEYANWFAPGSRIILITQDKSVLEESEVNHVYEVGSLRYDEALQLFSRFAFRQPYPPPEFERLSVRAVQLAGFLPMAIRLFGSFLTGRGKEEWEATFLKLSAKQSKDKTTMEHRFQCKLEVLDL; encoded by the exons ATGTTAACAAGTTTCATACACATCTTTTTTCTAGAAAACATTGAAGTGGAAGAAGATCTAACAAGTTCAGATCATGAGAGGAATGAGATAACTGAAGCAAGAAACAAACACAGGAAAGTTCTCCATGTAGCTGATGGTGTGAAGGACGGTGAAGAAGGGCAATGGATCAAAGAGTATGCTAACTGGTTTGCTCCAGGAAgtagaatcattttaattactCAAGACAAGAGTGTTCTTGAGGAGTCAGAAGTGAATCATGTGTACGAAGTCGGGTCTTTAAGATATGATGAAGCACTTCAACTCTTCTCACGCTTTGCTTTCAGGCAGCCATACCCTCCTCCTGAGTTCGAACGCCTCTCAGTTCGTGCGGTTCAGCTCGCAGGGTTTCTTCCAATGGCCATTAGACTGTTTGGGTCTTTTTTAACTGGTAGAGGTAAAGAGGAATGGGAAGCTACATTTCTTAAACTCAGTGCAAAGCAAAGCAAAGATAAAACCACAATGGAA cACAGGTTTCAGTGTAAACTAGAGGTGCTAGATTTGTAA
- the LOC103842739 gene encoding LOW QUALITY PROTEIN: disease resistance protein RML1B (The sequence of the model RefSeq protein was modified relative to this genomic sequence to represent the inferred CDS: substituted 1 base at 1 genomic stop codon) codes for MASSSSSSSVPRVSKYDVFLSFRGEDTRKTIVSHLYAALDSRGIVTFKDDQRLEKGDHISDQLHIALKGSSFAVVVLSENYATSRWCLMELQLIMEYMKEGTLEVFPVFYGVDPSTVRHQLGSFSLERYKGRPEMVHKVHKWREALHLIANLSGLDSRHCVDEAVMVGEIARDISRRVTLMQKIDSGNIVGMKAHMEGLNHLLDLESNEVVVLGIWGMGGIGKTSIAKCLYDQISPRFRARCFIENIKSVSKEHDHDLKHFQKEMLCSILSDDISLWSVEAGCQEIKKWLGHXKVFLVLDGVDKVAQVHALAKEKNWFGPGSRIIITTRDMGLLNTCGVENVYEVNCLNDKDALKMFKQIAFEGPPPCDGFEQLSIRATRLSHGLPSAIQAHALFLRGRTAAPEVWEEALTALESSLDENTMEILKISYEGLPKPHQNVFLHVACLFNGDTLQRINSLLHGPIPQSSLWIRVLAEKSLIKISTNGSVIMHKLVEQMAREMIRDDTSLARKFLRDPQDICYALTNFRDGGEQTECMSLHSCNLACAFSMKASVVGHMHNLKFLKVYKHVDSRESKLQLIPDQHLLPPSLRLFHWDAFPLRTLPSDADPYFLVELNLRHSDLRTLWSGTPMLESLKRLDVTGSKHLKQLPDLSRITSLDELALEHCTRLKGIPESIGKRSTLKKLKLSYYGGLRSALKFFIRKPTMQQHIGLEFPDAKVKMDALINISIGGDISFEFCSKFRGTAEYVSFNSDQQIPVTSSMNLQQSPWLISECNRFNSLSIMRFSHKENSESFSFDSFPDFPDLKELKLVNLNIRKIPSGVHGIHKLEFIEKLDLSGNDFENLPEAMVSLTRLKTLWLRNCFKLKELPKLTQVQTLTLTNCRNLRSLVKLSETSEEQGRYCLLELCLENCNNVEFLSDQLVYFIKLTNLDLSGHEFVALPSSIRDLTSLVTLCLNNCKNLRSVEKLPLSLQFLDAHGCDSLEEADSVEHFRDKPNEEVQQRTFFKETDMPFYVLNHQATRICYIIHLLKNTTALMFIGIPICITLVAVLVASLLRVFK; via the exons ATGgcgtcctcctcctcctcctcctctgtcCCTCGTGTATCCAAGTATGACGTGTTCCTCAGCTTCAGAGGAGAAGACACTCGCAAAACCATCGTCAGCCACCTATACGCAGCACTTGATAGCAGAGGGATTGTTACATTCAAAGACGACCAAAGACTTGAGAAAGGAGACCACATTTCCGACCAACTCCACATAGCTCTCAAGGGTTCCAGCTTCGCGGTTGTGGTTCTCTCCGAGAACTACGCTACCTCGAGGTGGTGCTTAATGGAACTTCAGTTGATAATGGAGTATATGAAGGAGGGAACACTTGAAGTCTTCCCTGTCTTCTATGGAGTTGATCCTTCCACCGTCAGGCATCAGCTAGGGAGTTTCTCTTTAGAACGGTACAAGGGTCGTCCAGAAATGGTGCACAAAGTTCACAAGTGGAGAGAAGCTCTTCACCTAATAGCTAACCTTTCAGGCCTGGATTCAAGACATTG CGTTGATGAGGCTGTTATGGTTGGAGAAATTGCCAGAGACATATCAAGACGTGTGACACTGATGCAGAAAATAGACTCAGGCAATATTGTTGGGATGAAAGCTCACATGGAAGGTCTTAATCATCTACTGGATCTTGAGTCCAATGAGGTTGTAGTGTTAGGAATCTGGGGAATGGGAGGGATTGGGAAAACCTCAATAGCCAAGTGTCTCTATGACCAGATCTCACCTAGATTTAGAGCTCGTTGTTTCATAGAAAACATCAAGAGTGTTAGTAAAGAGCATGACCATGATCTAAAGCATTTTCAGAAAGAAATGCTCTGCAGTATCCTCTCTGATGATATTAGCTTATGGAGCGTGGAAGCTGGATGTCAAGAGATAAAGAAGTGGCTTGGGCACTAAAAGGTTTTTCTTGTGCTTGATGGTGTGGATAAAGTGGCGCAGGTACACGCCTTGGCCAAAGAGAAAAACTGGTTTGGTCCAGGGAGCCGAATCATCATAACAACTAGAGATATGGGCTTGCTGAACACCTGTGGAGTAGAAAACGTTTATGAGGTTAATTGCTTGAATGATAAGGATGCTCTCAAGATGTTTAAACAGATTGCTTTTGAAGGACCTCCTCCTTGTGATGGTTTTGAACAACTCTCAATCCGAGCTACTCGGCTTTCTCACGGTCTTCCTTCTGCTATCCAAGCCCATGCATTGTTTCTCCGTGGAAGGACGGCTGCTCCTGAGGTGTGGGAGGAAGCTTTAACTGCACTTGAAAGCAGCCTTGACGAGAATACAATGGAAATCTTGAAAATTAGCTACGAGGGATTACCAAAACCACACCAGAATGTGTTCCTTCATGTTGCTTGTCTCTTCAACGGAGACACTCTCCAGCGTATCAATTCCCTTCTCCATGGACCCATACCTCAGAGCAGCCTGTGGATAAGAGTTTTAGCTGAGAAGTCTCTCATCAAAATATCAACTAACGGATCTGTAATCATGCATAAGTTGGTTGAACAAATGGCAAGAGAAATGATCCGTGACGACACTTCTTTGGCTAGAAAATTCCTCAGAGATCCTCAGGATATTTGCTATGCACTGACTAATTTCAGAGAT GGAGGTGAACAAACTGAATGCATGTCCCTACACTCGTGTAACCTGGCCTGTGCATTTTCCATGAAGGCCAGTGTCGTTGGCCATATGCATAATCTCAAGTTTCTCAAAGTCTACAAGCATGTAGATTCCAGAGAGTCAAAGCTGCAACTCATTCCAGACCAACATCTCTTGCCTCCTAGCCTACGGCTATTCCATTGGGATGCATTCCCCTTGAGAACCCTGCCTTCTGATGCTGATCCATATTTTCTTGTTGAACTCAATCTGCGTCACAGTGATTTAAGAACACTCTGGAGCGGAACACCG ATGTTGGAGAGTTTGAAGAGACTAGATGTAACAGGATCTAAGCATCTCAAGCAACTTCCAGATCTTTCACGTATCACTAGTCTTGACGAACTGGCTTTGGAACACTGCACAAGATTAAAAGGCATTCCGGAGTCTATTGGGAAAAGGTCTACACTAAAGAAGCTTAAGTTATCTTACTATGGAGGCCTTAGAAGTGCCTTGAAGTTTTTTATACGGAAACCTACAATGCAGCAACACATTGGATTGGAGTTTCCAGACGCAAAAGTGAAGATGGATGCACTTATAAACATATCCATTGGTGGAGACATAAGTTTTGAGTTCTGTTCAAAATTTAGAGGAACTGCTGAATATGTTTCTTTTAACTCTGATCAACAGATCCCTGTCACATCTTCAATGAATCTGCAGCAATCACCATGGCTCATCTCAGAGTGCAACAGATTCAACTCCCTCAGCATCATGAGGTTCAGCCACAAAGAAAACAGTGAATCTTTCTCCTTTGACAGCTTTCCAGATTTTCCTGATCTTAAAGAGCTAAAGCTAGTGAACTTAAACATCCGGAAGATTCCATCTGGGGTTCATGGGATCCATAAGTTGGAGTTCATAGAGAAGCTGGACCTCAGTGGGAATGATTTTGAGAACTTACCAGAAGCTATGGTTAGTCTCACCCGGTTGAAAACTCTCTGGCTTAGAAACTGCTTCAAGCTCAAGGAGTTGCCAAAGCTAACACAGGTGCAGACACTGACTCTTACCAACTGTAGGAACCTCAGATCACTGGTGAAACTATCTGAAACAAGTGAGGAACAAGGAAGATACTGTTTGCTTGAGCTTTGCCTTGAAAACTGCAACAATGTTGAGTTTTTGTCAGACCAGCTCGTCTATTTCATTAAGTTGACAAATTTAGATCTCAGCGGCCATGAGTTTGTTGCATTGCCATCAAGCATCAGAGATCTTACCTCACTGGTAACTCTTTGCCTTAATAACTGCAAGAATCTCAGATCAGTGGAAAAACTCCCACTGAGTCTGCAGTTTCTTGATGCACACGGATGTGATTCCCTTGAAGAAGCTGATTCTGTAGAACATTTTAGGGACAAACCAAACGAAGAG GTACAACAAAGAACCTTTTTCAAAGAAACTGATATGCCCTTTTATGTACTGAATCATCAAGCCACAAGGATCTGCTATATCATCCACCTTCTCAAGAATACAACTGCACTCATGTTTATAGGCATTCCTATCTGCATCACGCTAGTCGCTGTTCTAGTTGCTTCTCTTCTACGTGTTTTCAAGTGA
- the LOC103842740 gene encoding disease resistance protein CHS1 has product MSSSYSFLLAGRELDVFLSFSGKKALDMDFGYDLSRNGIKSFKSESWKEKSFKPIDRQTLEALTESKVAVVMTSDEEASSVGFLEELLVILEFQEKRSLTVIPIFLTKRPLDMEEVSHLFPERDRTWRTVIAKLENISAQYSLSRNLAVIHGTHRIKQVADDIRLMFLSCASSDFKGLAGMDRHLKAFHELLALDSDKEVRTVGIWGCAGVGKTTLARYAYAEIFVEFHTHLFVENIQDMKQKLLENIEVEEDVTSSDHERNEITEARNKHRKVLLVADGVKDSEQGQWIKEYANWFAPGSRIILITQDKSVLEESEVNHVYEVGSLRYDEALQLFSRFAFRQPYPPPEFERLSVRAVQLAGFLPMAIRLFGSFLTGRGKEEWEATLLKLSAKQSKEAVEVWKIMEASEDEHIVEASSQR; this is encoded by the coding sequence ATGTCTTCTTCTTATTCATTTTTGTTGGCTGGAAGAGAGTTGGATGTGTTCTTGAGTTTCAGCGGTAAGAAAGCTCTTGACATGGACTTCGGTTATGATTTGTCACGAAATGGCATCAAGTCTTTTAAATCTGAAAGCTGGAAGGAGAAGAGTTTCAAACCAATCGATAGACAAACATTGGAGGCTTTGACTGAGTCCAAAGTTGCAGTGGTCATGACCTCTGATGAAGAAGCTTCTTCCGTTGGGTTCCTTGAAGAGCTCCTTGTGATCCTCGAGTTTCAAGAGAAGCGTTCACTCACAGTCATACCAATCTTTTTAACAAAGCGTCCTTTAGATATGGAAGAAGTCTCTCACCTGTTTCCGGAGAGAGACAGGACGTGGAGGACTGTGATCGCCAAGCTGGAGAACATATCTGCGCAGTATTCACTTTCTAGGAACCTTGCGGTGATTCACGGAACGCACCGGATCAAGCAGGTGGCTGATGACATTAGGCTTATGTTTCTCTCTTGTGCGTCTAGTGACTTTAAAGGTCTTGCGGGAATGGATCGTCACTTGAAAGCGTTTCATGAGCTGTTGGCTTTGGACTCTGACAAAGAGGTTCGTACTGTTGGCATTTGGGGTTGTGCTGGTGTGGGAAAGACAACGCTTGCGAGGTACGCTTATGCTGAGATCTTTGTAGAGTTTCATACACATCTTTTTGTAGAAAACATCCAAGACATGAAGCAAAAGCTTCTAGAAAACATTGAAGTGGAAGAAGATGTAACAAGTTCAGATCATGAGAGGAATGAGATAACTGAAGCAAGAAACAAACACAGGAAGGTTCTCCTTGTAGCTGATGGTGTGAAGGACAGTGAACAAGGGCAATGGATCAAAGAGTATGCTAACTGGTTTGCTCCAGGAAgtagaatcattttaattactCAAGACAAGAGTGTTCTTGAGGAGTCAGAAGTGAATCATGTGTACGAAGTCGGGTCTTTAAGATATGATGAAGCACTTCAACTCTTCTCACGCTTTGCTTTCAGGCAGCCATACCCTCCTCCTGAGTTCGAACGCCTCTCAGTTCGTGCGGTTCAGCTCGCAGGGTTTCTTCCAATGGCCATTAGACTGTTTGGGTCTTTTTTAACTGGTAGAGGTAAAGAGGAATGGGAAGCTACACTTCTTAAACTCAGTGCAAAGCAAAGTAAAGAAGCAGTGGAAGTTTGGAAGATTATGGAAGCATCAGAAGATGAACATATTGTGGAAGCATCATCACAAAGATAA